A genomic segment from Pediococcus acidilactici encodes:
- a CDS encoding SDR family NAD(P)-dependent oxidoreductase — translation MKTAVITGAGSGLGRQIAILNCPYYDNLVLLGRNSDKLRQTARDCFKCGARQVFTLSCDLTQETQIKATGRWIRSHLGSVDLLVNNAGLGYFKTLLNQDHAEIDRTLNTDLTGAIKLTRTLLPLMVDHVGQPADIVNVASIAGKVATAKTTTYAAAKFGMVGFSNALRLELKQRNVRVHTINPGPMDTNFFNIADPSGKYLKGVQSFVISSDRVAWLTRKAIEQNLREVNVPKVMALGAAFYQIFPRLGDWVVNSPIINRK, via the coding sequence ATGAAAACTGCGGTAATTACGGGTGCCGGAAGCGGTTTAGGCCGGCAAATTGCAATTTTAAACTGTCCTTACTACGACAACTTAGTGCTTTTAGGCCGTAATTCAGATAAGTTGCGCCAAACTGCACGGGATTGTTTTAAATGTGGGGCCCGCCAAGTATTTACGCTTTCTTGTGATTTAACGCAGGAAACCCAAATTAAGGCAACCGGGCGCTGGATTCGTAGTCATTTAGGTTCTGTAGACCTGCTGGTAAATAACGCTGGATTAGGGTATTTTAAAACGTTGTTAAATCAAGATCATGCCGAAATTGACCGGACGTTGAATACCGATTTAACGGGGGCCATTAAGCTCACGCGAACTTTACTGCCACTAATGGTGGATCACGTTGGGCAACCCGCTGACATCGTGAACGTCGCTTCGATTGCTGGAAAAGTAGCTACTGCCAAAACTACTACTTACGCCGCTGCAAAATTTGGTATGGTAGGTTTTTCGAATGCTTTGCGGCTGGAATTAAAGCAGCGAAACGTGCGGGTGCACACGATTAATCCGGGTCCGATGGACACTAACTTTTTTAACATTGCCGATCCAAGTGGTAAGTATTTAAAGGGTGTACAAAGTTTTGTGATTAGTTCTGACCGGGTGGCGTGGCTAACTAGAAAAGCGATTGAGCAAAATCTTCGCGAAGTAAACGTTCCTAAAGTAATGGCTTTGGGAGCGGCATTTTATCAAATTTTTCCGCGTTTAGGTGACTGGGTGGTTAACAGCCCGATCATCAACCGGAAATAA
- the rnz gene encoding ribonuclease Z — protein sequence MQLEFLGTGAGSPGRFRNVTSVALKLLDESNEVWLFDCGEATQHQILKTNIRPRKIDKIFISHLHGDHIFGLPGFLSSRSNQGGDSELTIYGPVGIKDFVMTALRISETKLAYRIRFIEITKGGKLFEDANYVVEAAELDHRIKSYGFRVREKDHPGELLVDKLKAMAIPAGPIYGEIKQGKQVTLPDGKVIDGKDFIGEPQPGRVVAILGDTRQTANIEKLAYHADVLVHESTFGKQEGSLARKYYHSTNMQAARIAQKSQVGRLLLTHISARYTGKLAKQLEKDACTIFPNTKVVQDFDEIDIPLP from the coding sequence ATGCAACTTGAATTTTTAGGAACCGGTGCGGGAAGTCCCGGTCGTTTTAGAAACGTCACGAGTGTGGCATTGAAATTATTAGATGAAAGCAACGAAGTTTGGTTATTTGATTGCGGGGAAGCAACCCAGCACCAAATTTTAAAAACCAATATTCGTCCGCGAAAGATTGACAAAATATTTATCAGTCATTTACATGGGGACCATATCTTTGGATTACCTGGTTTTCTAAGTAGCCGGTCCAATCAAGGCGGCGATTCAGAACTAACCATTTATGGGCCGGTGGGCATTAAAGACTTTGTAATGACGGCACTGCGGATTTCAGAAACAAAGTTGGCTTATCGCATCCGGTTTATCGAAATTACTAAGGGCGGTAAACTTTTTGAAGACGCTAATTACGTGGTCGAGGCTGCTGAACTGGATCACCGGATCAAGAGTTATGGTTTTCGGGTGCGTGAAAAGGATCACCCAGGAGAACTTTTAGTAGATAAGCTAAAGGCAATGGCGATTCCGGCCGGCCCGATTTACGGTGAAATTAAGCAAGGCAAACAAGTTACTTTACCTGATGGAAAAGTGATTGATGGAAAAGATTTTATTGGTGAACCGCAACCGGGCCGAGTGGTTGCCATTCTCGGCGATACCCGGCAAACCGCGAACATTGAAAAACTAGCCTACCACGCGGACGTACTGGTCCATGAAAGCACGTTTGGTAAACAAGAGGGTAGTTTAGCAAGAAAATATTACCATTCTACAAATATGCAAGCGGCCCGGATTGCACAAAAAAGTCAGGTCGGACGGCTATTATTAACGCACATTTCGGCACGGTATACTGGTAAATTGGCTAAACAATTAGAAAAGGATGCCTGCACGATTTTTCCAAACACTAAAGTAGTGCAAGACTTCGACGAAATTGACATACCGCTTCCATAA
- the obgE gene encoding GTPase ObgE yields the protein MFVDQVKINVKAGNGGNGIVAFRREKYVPNGGPAGGDGGRGGDVILKVDPGLRTLMDFRYRHKFKAESGKNGMNKQMTGRSAEDLVIMVPGGTIVRDLTTDRVVGDLTENGQELVVAKGGRGGRGNMHFANPRNPAPEIAENGEPGEELELQLELKVLADVGLLGFPSVGKSTLLSVVTSAKPKIAEYHFTTLVPNLGMVQLDDGRDFVIADIPGLIEGASQGVGLGFEFLRHVERTRVLLHLVDMSGLTEEDPFTNFEQINAELEKYNPDLIKRRQIIVPTKMDLPGADEQLAEFEQKVRDDERYHDFEIFPISSITHEGLSKLISRTADVLESTPQPTVVKENAAETTDKTYEFNADKDFEIENEDGVWVIKGAKIEKLFKMTDTTHDESLLRFARQMRGMGIDDELRRLGARNGDSVQILDFVFEFVE from the coding sequence ATGTTTGTAGATCAAGTTAAAATAAATGTTAAAGCCGGGAACGGTGGGAACGGAATCGTAGCCTTTCGGCGCGAAAAATACGTTCCCAACGGGGGCCCAGCTGGTGGTGACGGTGGCCGAGGTGGCGACGTTATCTTGAAAGTGGATCCAGGTTTGCGTACCTTGATGGATTTTCGCTACCGACACAAGTTTAAGGCGGAATCTGGCAAGAACGGGATGAATAAGCAAATGACCGGACGTAGTGCCGAAGACCTGGTAATTATGGTTCCAGGAGGGACCATCGTCCGGGACCTAACAACTGACCGGGTAGTCGGGGATCTAACGGAAAATGGTCAAGAATTAGTCGTGGCTAAAGGTGGCCGGGGCGGACGTGGAAACATGCATTTTGCTAACCCACGGAACCCGGCACCAGAAATTGCCGAAAATGGTGAACCAGGCGAAGAATTAGAATTGCAATTAGAATTGAAGGTCTTGGCGGACGTGGGACTTCTTGGTTTCCCATCGGTTGGTAAATCAACCCTCTTGTCGGTTGTTACTAGTGCCAAGCCGAAGATTGCCGAATACCACTTTACTACCTTAGTGCCGAACCTCGGGATGGTGCAACTGGATGACGGTCGCGACTTTGTCATTGCTGATATTCCTGGTTTGATTGAAGGTGCTTCTCAAGGGGTGGGTCTCGGCTTCGAATTCTTACGCCACGTGGAGCGCACCCGGGTGTTACTTCATCTCGTAGACATGAGTGGGCTCACCGAAGAGGATCCCTTCACTAACTTTGAACAAATTAACGCCGAGTTAGAAAAATATAATCCCGATTTGATTAAACGCCGGCAAATTATTGTGCCGACGAAGATGGACTTGCCAGGGGCGGATGAACAATTAGCGGAATTCGAACAAAAAGTGCGTGATGACGAGCGTTATCATGATTTCGAAATCTTTCCAATCTCTTCAATTACGCACGAGGGACTTAGTAAGTTGATTTCTCGGACGGCGGACGTCTTAGAATCAACGCCACAACCAACGGTCGTTAAGGAAAACGCGGCGGAAACTACCGACAAGACCTACGAATTTAATGCGGACAAAGACTTTGAAATTGAAAATGAAGATGGTGTTTGGGTAATTAAGGGAGCAAAAATTGAAAAGCTCTTTAAGATGACCGATACCACCCACGACGAAAGCTTGCTGCGATTTGCCCGGCAAATGCGGGGAATGGGCATTGACGACGAATTACGCCGCTTAGGTGCCCGCAATGGCGATAGCGTACAAATTTTAGACTTTGTATTTGAATTTGTAGAATAG